From the Elaeis guineensis isolate ETL-2024a chromosome 16, EG11, whole genome shotgun sequence genome, the window TTGGCGTGCGACATGTAGTGAAGAACCCCCTATCTTAAAATCATCTAGCATATTTCAAGCATGGATATATCACAGCATAGTTCACCTCagctaaaaatttgaaagaaagctTAATTTCAAGTTAGTGTCTTGTGCTTTTTGTTCTTCTCCTCGCCATGATAACCTAAGCCTGATCAAATAAGGTAGATCATGGAGCACAAGTGCACAACTCTAGGTTTAGAAGGTCAGTGGAATGATTATTTTTTTGTGACAATGAAGGCATCCCTTGGTCTGAGGCCTTCCCTAAAAGATCAGTTGGTGGATACAGAAAAATATGTTGAGTTTGTGCAACTAAGGAATAACCATCCAAAAGTCCTTTAGGCCTGGAAAGAGTTTAAATGAAGAGGAACGAGACAAGATTTCATGCAAGGAGCCATGTTCATTTCAAGGTTACACCAAAGAGTAAAATTCTGACATGACCTTAGAGAATGCAGCATGGGGATTTCTCAAATATTATCTTGCATTACACTCACCCATTAAACCATAGGGACAGAATTTAGAAACCATTTGGTGATTGAGTTTTGGTGGTTCTTCTCGATGTCAAGCAAGAAAAATGGGATCATGCAGACTATCGGGTTATAGTTATGTTGGGGAACTATGTGCGACAGCAATTAGCAATAGTAGTATTATTTCGCATGAAAAGACCTTTGATTATAGCATAACAAACCATGTTTTGCTATTAACAAAGGTAGAGAGCCATCTGTTTCTCAGTAGTGAACTCATGCCTAAGGGGATACCCCATTCAATGCTATTCAATTCAAATCCTCACAAGTTTAAGAGTGATAAAAAGTCTTCACATAGGAGAACCAAAAGGAAATGTGATGGCCAGCATAAaagcatatctcatatatgtttcAACATAATACCTAAAAAGCTGTAGCTAAAGAGTAGGAAGAAATGTATCACTTACAAGCTTAACTATTAGCACTTTCTCATGGCATAAGTGGGACAATTTTTCTCGAAGTTCCTCTGCTGACACAAACTGTTTACCCCCAGGATATCCACCATGTCCGCAAACGGCAGTTACCATTTGACCATGCGACAACGACCTACACCTCCCACAAAGGATAGTTCTAAGCTGGCGATGCCTCTTCTTCTGCACCCAGCACAAAACAACACAACATAAAACGCACATAAAGAACTGGAATCAACCCAAATATGACCAAGATATAAAAcccaaaaaatcatcaaaaatagaagtcagAAGAACTAGAAACATGTATAACTACAGTACACCAGATTTCTTCAAGATACTGTGATTGTCTGATATTCTAATTAATGGATTATTTTTGCCCCCCAAACCTAATTATATTAAACACGACAGTCAAGATCAAGAATCTCAGCTTGTATGACATTTGACAAGGTAGCAGACAATCCAGGTATAGAGCTCGCTTCAATTGTAATCAAATGACAGATGATAGCATCAAAAGAATCACAAATACATAGAACTTTAAAATCAGCGATGAATCCTCCCAGAAAACAACTTTTTTCCAAAACCAATAATGAATTTAGCTGACATATGATGAACTAGCAGATGATCGAGATGCAGAACTCGACTAAAAATAATTGAATTACCGacgaaagaaacaaaagaatcaTCGACATGTAGCATTCCAAATGAAAACAACAcatgaaatttcaaaaaaaaaagaaagaaaggtttTTGTTTCCAAATCAATAATAAATACAGACACCAATCCATCATCGGAAGGAAAGGAAAAGTTACCAATTCGTAGGTGTCGAAATCAACATATCCCGGGGCATCGACTTCGGTGGAAGGTTAGCACCCTAGCTAGATAATCCGTCGCACTCCTCTTCTTGAGTTTtccatttcaatttcaaatgggaaTGGAATTACCCAATCTTATAAAACACAATTTCTACTCTTAATATTCAGATCCCATTTCAATTCCGCTCATAAGCCAAGCCAAACAAGTTGAAAAATTTAGCCATTCTGATTCTCATTAAAATTCATTCCAATTTCGACATCGTTTGCAAACCAAATATGCCCTAAATTTGCAAATGAGACTTGACTACCTTGCAAGCTGCAAACCACCACCATCTCTTACAACACCAACAGAGATTACCTTCCTCACACCACGCAGTGGAGGCATCCAAGAGAACATAGATGTAGAAAAAGCAGATAAAAACCATAGAGGCCCAGGAGCCTCGGTGGACATAATGTACAGAGGAAGCCAATTGACAAGGAAGACGAGAATACATTGGCAAGAGAGAGAGCAGCATGCACAACCTACCTGATGCACTGATGGACAAGCTAACATACATGTAAAAATAGTACAGTTATTATCATGACTTCACTCGACTTTGGATTCAACCAACCAATCACAACAGGACTACCAAAAGCTTACTCTAAGCACAGCTCACTGTCTGGTGCTTTGCCAGTTtacatctaaaaaaataattcccTTTTGCTGGAGTTAGCTGAAAGACACCATCACCCTATGATCATCGCAATAAGAAATATGGCCCAAGGTTACCATCTGGGTTACCTGACAAAAAGGAATCCTTTCACCATATATTAAGAAGAAACACCATGATCCAAGTACTCAACATCATAATAAAAAAAGGCTTTGTAACGTAGAATCCAATTAGTAAAATATGACCTGCTTTTATCACAATGACTGCCAAGTACATGATCCGCTATTATTGCATAATATGACAAGAAATGAACAAATTCAAGAGGACAGTATAGCAGGAGCTTGCTAGGCTTTCAAACATCAAATTCTTCTTCTGTTGTCCACCCGCGTTCTCTTGGATGCTGGTGCAGCTTCGCTGCTAGAATGTATCTAAAATACAATAGGATCCCAAGGAGTTTAAATTGGGCAAATTTTAGGAGACCGAAAACAGATAAAGAAAATCATAGGGTAACGGTTCACCTTATCCAACTTCTCTCTGACCAATCTAACAGTCTCGTTCATTGATGCTGATGAAAAGTATTCCTGCAATCAGCATAAGAAACTTACCACCAAGATAAAATTTCAAAATCATAGACACATCAAAATTATGCTTGTATCTATTGCATACTTCCACCTAATCACAGATAATGTTACAGCAAAATTTactatttcaattttgattaAAGAATGACAACTTAGATTGCCAAGAAACATAATGGACTATAGATATTGCATTTGGCATTAGATCGTTGCCTTGTTGGCAAGTAGCAACAACCTTAGAAGCTAAAAACATAGAGCAAAGCATACCTTGTTAGAGGACACATGGCTGACAAAATCACCTTCACTAGAAGTTTGACCGGCCTTGGAATAGTTCCTGGAGAAGGAAAGCATCAAAACAATCAAGCAAGCATACCATACAATCAAACAACAACAAAGCTAATAGTTCTTTTATGAAGAACTCTTTTTAAGAGCACTTAAAAAATATAGTGTAAACTGCAAAACTAATGAACACCAGTAGTTATCTGCAATGGATATCAATCACTATAGCAGGCTCATATACCCTGGTACAATAGCATGCCAATCATAATATTGCTCCTTTTGATAAGCTCTAAAATAGATGTTACTGTTTACCTCTGCTTAGGGCTTATCTGCAGCTCTAAACTATTCGATGCTGATGGTGCCTGAGTTGGCAAATGCTGATAAGAAGTCCCTAGGGTTTGTGAATAATTGGAAAGTTGAGAGCTTGACTCTCTGAGGGTTTTCCCAACTGCAGCAACAAGGATAAGGCATTGAGTGTAGACCTAAGAGAAAAAAACTTAAATTGTTTATAAAGTAAATTGGATGCTAGGACCTTGCATGCAAGAAAATGAAAACTCACATTTTATTCGTCCTAGGACTTCCTTTCTCCTGCCCTCCAGTTTCTCCTTTGTATCCAATAGACTCTCGAACTGAGGTGCATATGAAACCTGTAATCGGTTTCCAAGAAAAACAGACTCATCCAGTTTTCGCTTTGCAAACCTGCAATTAGAAGCTAATGCTCAAATTCAGGTCTATTGTTtgtatgcatatacatatgcatgttaCATTTACATGTTTCATCTGTAAGTGCATAGGTATGCCTGAATGTTTATAGAAATGTTCAAACATGATAAATGAATGGCATAAAGGATTTGGAGACCAGGCCTAGCGGTAGCCTGTAGTGGAGTGAGTAATCTGTGTCACATTTATGTACTCTGCATTCATTAGTGCATAATTTTgtttctatctctctctctctctctctctctccatggaGCTTTCGGAGTAAACTTGTGTATAATTTTTGCTGGCCAACTGGCCATAGCCAGTTACCCAGCACTTTCTGCTTTACAATAACTACCCCACCTTCATGCCTGCTAGTGTATGCCATGAATGTCTTATTTACAATTCCTTAGAGGCAACGTTCAGCCACAGACTGAAAGGGtcagatcaaagaaaaagattctCGTCCTTGAATTTCTATACATAGGCAACCCATTTGGATAGGCAAAAGGCCTTATTTAGTTCCGTTGTATTAACGTGTCCCAAGTCAACTCCTCGATTCTTTCCAATCATCGAAGGTTCTCAAACCATGTCATCGTTCTCACTGGTTCTTCATTTAGTCTAGATATTCCACCAACTAGGACTTCCGAAGCAGTTTACTTGAATGTAAAAGCTACTTTTTACTTTTCTAGCCTATCTACTATGGCTTTGTTTTGCTTAAGTATCTTATTTTCGGCTAGAATCAACCAACAGCATACCTTAGTAATTAGTGTTATTTAGGCTATTTTTCCATTTGCTTGAGTTTAGAAAGAGGCAGAGGGAGGGACTAATGGTTATAAATAATAACtttgaggagagagagagagagagagagagagagagagagagagagagagagagtgtgtattCCATATGACAACATTACATTTGGAAAGTCTTGTGAAAGTTTGGATGCATTAAGATGGTTTCAAGAAATTTATGGGAAAGGTAAAAGTTTTCAACTGTTACCTTTCTTAATACAAATAAGCAAAATCTTGTTTGTAGTTAATGAACTCTCCAAAATTTGGGAATAAATTTAATGTATAAATTAAGCAAATCACAAAAGTTTGTCACTATATCAAAAACATAACAAGAAATTGTGGATTTCTTAAATTTCAACATTGTAAAAAGCAAGATATCATTACATTCATATTTGAGTTGAGGATACAAAAGTCAGATTCCCAATGTTTGACTATAATTCATCCTTCACAATATATCAAACAATAAGCTACACTTAAAATGCTCTCAACTCTATTTTTTGTTTGGTCTTCCTTTTTCTTACTTCTCTTTTTAGAACTTTTTGtatataatttttgtatttttttgaaaatactttTGTAAGGGAAGTGTGAACCAtatattttagaatttttgttaTTTCTATCCCTTTCAAATTCTAATCATTTTTATTACTCTTAATTAGTTTCAAGCTGACAACACTACAGTCAAAAGAAAATATTGAACTATTTTACTTTAGGCTTAGGCCCGGTTTGGATGCTAGGGAAAACTTACTAgagaattttcaaaatccataaaAGGAGAGATGCATCGAGCGAATACTCCAACAAAAATATAATCCAGTATACACCTTATTTCACTGTTTGAatgttcattaaaaatttttctgtaaTCAAAATTTAATATCTATTACAAGATCATGAAATGAATATCAAACAAATTCATCCAAAAATTCTCTCTTCTTAATTTATGTGGAGGtgaaggtggtggtggtggtggtgatggtGATTAGGGATATGGAGATGGTGATGTTGGTGGTGGCAGTAATGGGACAGTGGAggtgatgatgaaggtaaaagttgACTGTGGAGTGGATGGTCGAGTTGACAATGGTGGTGGTGGCTAGGTGGAGGTGCAGAGGGTTAGGGCAAGGGGATGGATGCAAGGGgtgtatcagagctagatttggATGGTGTTGTGTCGGTGCATAGCCAGCAAGGGTGCATATAGCCAGAGGTTCATTTGGGCCAACAATGAGCCATGGACAAATCTTGATCTAGGCTACGAATGAGTCATAGAGCTTGGGTCGGACAAAGATAAGGCATAAGTGAAGCATTGGGATCATCCAGAGCCAAAGTTGTGGCCATTGTCCTCTGCTGAGGTAGATTTTAGTCAGATGCCATGGAGACAAGGAGGGAACCATCTTGTTGGCAAAAATGTGATGAGAAAGGAGGAAAAAAGGATGGAACAATAGCAAGGGTGAGCCTCTCAATGAGTTCTAGGAAGTTTTCCAGAGCTCATAGtggattattttttttactctgataTCGGGGTGTTAACTATAGGATCTCCTCCCTTCCAGAACATCATCCAAAGACCATATCGTCAAATTTGACTTTGGAgtcttgaaaattgaaatactagAATAATATTCTATTGTGGGGTCCGCCACCTCGACCATGGACCTCAAGACTCATCCTCGAAATTCCTGGCCGACGGAAATACCAAGATAACGATGGGCACCATCAAATCTGTCATGTGAaaccaaggcaaaatgaccacaCCGGCTAAGACCGACCTCCGGATCAACCTTCAACCGACCCTCGGGTCAGAATTCTACTGACCTCTGAGTCGATATCTCATATTATCAGTGGGAACAAAGTTCTTAGGCAACGCCAACCTCTGGGTCGGAATGCCGCCGACCACCAAGGACAAGGTCCCACGGTCCATACTAATACAGATCTGATTGGGACAGTACCTCGGCCATAAGCCAACCCCGATCCATCAACTCATTAAGCCACGTGGACAATCTATTAGAATCTCCTAACAAACTCCCAAACATGGCCAAATGGATGTAACGAACACCCACGACTAACAACCTACGAAAATAATAAGAGGACCCTCGGGGGCAAGCTCTGGTGAGCCAATCCAAGCCATTCTCAGCtctcatactctctctctctgtgctCAAGCCTTGGCTGACTTAAGCATTAGAAGGTCCCTCGTTGAAGGCTCCATCTCCCGTGCGAGCGAATTTCTTTTGTAGGTCCATTCCGATATGGTATCCTGGCACCTGGATCTCCCTCTATCCTCAACCACGTCAACACATCCGGAGCCTTGACGCAACATGTCCCAATACTTTGGTATTAGAGTACCCAAACAGTTAGATTGAATTTGATACCTTAACAAAATTGTTGAACCTCACTACCCAAACTGCACTGCCAAATCATAGATTTGGCAAGTAACCCTTAGTAAAATTTCAGAAATAAGTAACCTTTTCACATAAAAAGTATGATTGAACTAATCACCTTGCATTGCTGACTTGTGAAAATTTAATCCAATAAACATCAGTGAAAGGTTCACAGTCTTCTGCATCCATAGGTTTGCATCTGCAAAATATGAATTatgaaatgaataaataaatggaAATCAAAAGGTGAAACAAATGATGGTTATCATACTGTTAGGTAAAAAAACATGCAATCCTCCAACAAATTTTCCTAACTAAGGAGCACTACTTACAGCTAAAACCCGTTATAAGAATAAGCCCCAAAACATCTTTAATTTTACTACAAGAAGCTTTGTTCCCCTCAATTTGGTTAATTGTAACATCAACACTGCTTCCCTTACGAAGGATTACACAACAACACCAAGGGGGAAAGAACTCACTCTTCTATCTTTCCATATGATCCGAACAATTTCGATAGCTCGTCGCCGCATCCTAATGATGGCACGTTTCTCACTATTAGATATCTGCAGAGCCATATTGAAGTCAGAAAATTCCATAGACCATTTAAATGGTACCATAAAAagatttcaaagaaaaaaaaggagagatttttTTGGTCTTTTTCTTTTGGTGCAAGAAGATCGCTCTTTAAAATACCCCGAGCAAAGAAAAGAGGcgcagaaaaagaaaataattgaagTCAGAATCCACAAGCCTataattttgatagaaaaaagagatCAACAGTTAGGGTTCAGGGATggaggggggggagagagagagaggtttgtGGTACCACCTGGACTCGTCGCAAACGGTGTAGACGCGGACGGCCGGAGGTTCGCCTCGGTCTCGCGGCATCGCGCTTTCCCTTTTCCCAAGCGGAGGCCGGGTCAACCCGCCCGACCGGGGCTGGAAGGCGTTCGGCTTCGTAGACTCGGGAGGGAGgccgcgagagagagagaggggggggggcctcagaggagggag encodes:
- the LOC109506743 gene encoding uncharacterized protein — encoded protein: MPRDRGEPPAVRVYTVCDESRYLIVRNVPSLGCGDELSKLFGSYGKIEECKPMDAEDCEPFTDVYWIKFSQVSNARFAKRKLDESVFLGNRLQVSYAPQFESLLDTKEKLEGRRKEVLGRIKFGKTLRESSSQLSNYSQTLGTSYQHLPTQAPSASNSLELQISPKQRNYSKAGQTSSEGDFVSHVSSNKEYFSSASMNETVRLVREKLDKIHSSSEAAPASKRTRVDNRRRI